The window ATGCCGGCTGCCGTGAATCCCTGTGCTGCCGTGACGCTCACGGTGCGACTCCGATCGTCGAAAGACCCAGGCTCTCGTGAAGCCCCAGGGCGATGTTCATGCTCTGCACCGCGCCGCCGGCGGTGCCCTTGGTCAGGTTGTCGATGGCGCTGACGACGATGATCCGCCGGGCGGACTCGTCGTAGGCCACCTGGACGTGGACGGCGTTGGAACCGTGAACGGATTTGGTGGACGGCATCCGGCCCTCGGGCAGCAGGTGGACGAAGGGCTCGTCCGCGTACGCCTTCTCGTAGGCGGCACGCAGCGATTCGGCGGTGGTGCCGGGGAGCGCCTTGGCCGAGCACGTGGCGAGGATGCCGCGTGCCATGGGCACGAGGGTGGGGGTGAAGGAGACGCTGACGCGCTCTCCCGCGAGCGGGCTCAGGTTCTGCACCATCTCGGGCGTGTGGCGGTGTCCGCCGCCCACGCCGTACGGGGTCACGGAGCCCATGACCTCGGCGCCGAGCAGGTGGGGCTTGAGTGCCTTGCCCGCGCCGGAGGTGCCGGTGGCGGCGACGATCACGGCCTCGGGCTCGGCGAAGCCGCCCTGGTAGGCGGGGAAGAGGGCGAGGGAGACGGCGGTGGGGAAGCAGCCGGGGACGGCGATGCGCCGGGTCCCGGTCAGTGCCTCGCGGGCGCCGGGCAGTTCGGGGAGGCCGTAGGGCCAGGTGCCGGCGTGCGGGGCGCCGTAGAAGGCGTCCCAGTCGGCGGAGTCCTTGAGCCGGTGGTCGGCGCCCATGTCGACGACGAGGACGTCCTCGCCGAGCTGGGCGGCGACGGCGGCGGACTGGCCGTGCGGGAGGGCGAGGAAGACGACGTCGTGGCCGGCGAGGACCTCGGGGGTGGTCGCCTCCAGGGTGCGTCCCGCGAGCGGCACGAGGTGGGGTTGGAGGGAGCCGAGGAGCTGCCCGGCGTTGGAGTTGCCGGTCAGGGCTCCGATCTCCACCTCGGGGTGCGAGAGCAGGAGGCGCAGGACTTCACCGCCCGCGTACCCGCTCGCTCCGGCCACCGCTGCACGTACCACCATCGGACCCTCCTCATCGATGGCATGACTATACGTACTTACGCACGTTTATGCAATGTCTTCGATTCCTGGGAGGGGGTCCCTCCGAAGTGTCCCGTGTCCGGTGCCTCCAGGAAGATGTCTAGCAGGAAAGGCCCGGCCGCGGCGGCGATTCCGCCGGTAGCGTCGGGCGCGGCCGCGACGGCCGGGCCGGTGGCGGGCCGGTCCCCGCGGGGCACGGTACGACCGCTCGGACGCCGCGCCCCGGGCCAGAGGGTGCCCGACCCATGCGTTCGGCTCCACATGGACCGCATAGCCCCGCTCCGGCGGCTCGGCCGCCATCCGCGGGCACATCCCCCCGGGAGGGTCCCCGACCCTCACCACCGGATCACGCAGGGGCCTGCAGGCAGAGGTGCCAGCGGCCGGACCAGCCCGTCAGGGTCATCGTGGACAGCGGTCGGACGTCGACGTTCCAGTAGGTCAGCGGGGGCGCCTTCAGCGCGTAGACCAGGGCCGCCCGGACCACCGAGGGCTCGGCAACCGCCACGATCGCGCCCCCGTCGTCGGCGGGCCTGGTGTCGAGCCAGTCGCCGATCCGGGAGATGAAGGCGAGCAGGGACTCACCGCCGTGCGGGGCGGAGCGCGGGTCGCTGAGCCACAGGTCCACCGCCCCCGGCTCGTGGGCGGTCACCTCGGACAGGGTCAGGCCCCGCCAGCGGCCCATGTCGCACTCGCGCAGCGCGGGCTGCGCGAGGGGCGCGTACCCGAGGGCCTCGCCCGTGGCACGGCTGCGCGGGGTCGGCGAGCAGTAGCGCAGCCCGGCCGAGCCCAGGGGCACGAGGCCCTGCGCGGCGGACTCCACCGACCGCCAGCCGGCTCCGTCCAGCGGGCGGTCGTCGTCGAAGCGCTCGGCGAGCAGCGAGGAACTACGGGCTGCGGCGACAAGCGAAACCCGAACATGCATGCGGCGATGGTGATCCGCCTGCCGCGTGCGGTCAAGCGTCCGGACCGAGACCTTCGGCCGGACCGGCCCGCAGCCGCCGGACCGCCTCCACCAGTTCGCCGGGGCCGGCGACCCCGGCGAAGCTCAGCCGGACGTGCGGGCCCGGCGGTTCCGCGCAGAAGTACGGGCGGCCCGGGGCCACCGCCACCCCGGCGCGCAGGGCCGCCGCGGCGAAGGCCGCGTCGTCGCCGCCTCCGGCCGGCCGGACCCACAACTGGTATCCGCCGGAGGGCAGATGCGGCAGTTCCAGGGCGGGCAGTTCACGGCGCAGGGCGCCCGCGAGCACGTCGCGCCGGTGACGCAGCTCGGCGGCGACCGTCCGCAGGTGACGCGGCCAGGCGGGAGCGCCGACCAGTTCCAGGGCGGCCTCCTGGAGGGGCCGGGGGACGAAGAAGCTGTCCACGATCTGGATGGCGCGCAGGCGGTCGACCACCGGGCCGCGGGCGGCCAGGGCTCCGACCCGCAGGCTGGGCGAGGTGGATTTGGTCAGCGACCGGACGTGCACCACCACCCCGTCCGTGTCCTCGGCGGCCAGCGTCGCCGGCAGCGGACCGGCGTCCTCGTGGGCCAGGGCCCGGGCGTAGTCGTCCTCGACCACGAAGGCCCCGGCGGCCCGCGCGATGCGCAGCACCTCGGTCCGGCGCCCCGGAGCCAGTACCGCACCGGTCGGGTTCTGGAACAGCGGCTGGCATACGAAGACCCGCGCCCCGGTCGCCTCGAAGGCGGCGGCGAGCAGCTCCGGCCGGACCCCCTCGGCGTCCACCGGTACCGGCACGGGCCGGCAGCCGGAGGCCCGGGCAATGGCGAGCAGCCCGGGGTAGGTCGGGGACTCGACCAGGATCGGCGCACCGGGCGGGGCGAGCGCCCGCAGGGCGGTGGCCAGCGCGCTCTGACCGCCCGCGGTGAC is drawn from Streptomyces sp. NBC_01232 and contains these coding sequences:
- a CDS encoding aminotransferase-like domain-containing protein gives rise to the protein MYERSSVAELAESLRSELNRYSTGGKLPSSRALVERYRVSPVTVSRALAQLAAEGLVVTRPGAGVFRAAPRTAAPAAGDTSWQEVALSAEGAGEIVPRSVDATGVLGSLAAPPPGVIELNGGYLHPSLQPERAMAAALARAGRRPGAWGRPPLEGLPELRDWFAREIGGSLVAADVLVTAGGQSALATALRALAPPGAPILVESPTYPGLLAIARASGCRPVPVPVDAEGVRPELLAAAFEATGARVFVCQPLFQNPTGAVLAPGRRTEVLRIARAAGAFVVEDDYARALAHEDAGPLPATLAAEDTDGVVVHVRSLTKSTSPSLRVGALAARGPVVDRLRAIQIVDSFFVPRPLQEAALELVGAPAWPRHLRTVAAELRHRRDVLAGALRRELPALELPHLPSGGYQLWVRPAGGGDDAAFAAAALRAGVAVAPGRPYFCAEPPGPHVRLSFAGVAGPGELVEAVRRLRAGPAEGLGPDA
- a CDS encoding histidine phosphatase family protein, translated to MHVRVSLVAAARSSSLLAERFDDDRPLDGAGWRSVESAAQGLVPLGSAGLRYCSPTPRSRATGEALGYAPLAQPALRECDMGRWRGLTLSEVTAHEPGAVDLWLSDPRSAPHGGESLLAFISRIGDWLDTRPADDGGAIVAVAEPSVVRAALVYALKAPPLTYWNVDVRPLSTMTLTGWSGRWHLCLQAPA
- the argC gene encoding N-acetyl-gamma-glutamyl-phosphate reductase produces the protein MVVRAAVAGASGYAGGEVLRLLLSHPEVEIGALTGNSNAGQLLGSLQPHLVPLAGRTLEATTPEVLAGHDVVFLALPHGQSAAVAAQLGEDVLVVDMGADHRLKDSADWDAFYGAPHAGTWPYGLPELPGAREALTGTRRIAVPGCFPTAVSLALFPAYQGGFAEPEAVIVAATGTSGAGKALKPHLLGAEVMGSVTPYGVGGGHRHTPEMVQNLSPLAGERVSVSFTPTLVPMARGILATCSAKALPGTTAESLRAAYEKAYADEPFVHLLPEGRMPSTKSVHGSNAVHVQVAYDESARRIIVVSAIDNLTKGTAGGAVQSMNIALGLHESLGLSTIGVAP